The stretch of DNA CACACCGAAAAAATCATGGACGTCGACGCGGCCCACGACGAGATCGGGGGCGTGCTGGATGCCCTCGACAGAACGGTGATCGCCGAGCGCTCGCTGCTCGAAACGGTTCTCCTGGGCGTGCTCGCGCGCGGGCACGTGCTCATCGAGGACGTTCCGGGAACTGGAAAGACGCTCATCGCCCGCAGCGTCGCCCGTGCGCTCGGACTCACCTTCTCGCGCGTGCAGTTCACGCCCGATCTCCTGCCCGCCGACGTGACCGGCACGCACGTCTACGACGAGAGCACCGGGGAGTTCGCGTTCTCGCAGGGACCGGTCTTCGCGAACGTGGTGCTCGCCGACGAAATCAACCGTGCACCACCCAAAACGCAGGCCGCCCTCCTGGAGGCGATGGAGGAGCGACAGGTCACCATCGACGGCGAGACCCACGCCCTGCCCAACCCTTTCTTCGTCATCGCCACCCAGAACCCCGTCGAGATGGCGGGCACCTTCGAACTGCCCGAGGCACAGGTCGACCGCTTTCTCGTCGAAACGGCGATCGGCTATCCCGACGAAAGTGGGGAAGTCGAACTGCTCAGGCGGCGCGCCGAGCGAGACGAGCGCAGTCCCCGCACTGAAGAAGTGCTCTCGGCCGAGCGGGTGCGTGCGTTGCAGGCGGTCCCCGAATCGGTGCGCGTCGAAGAAGACCTCCTTTCCTACATGACCGCCGTCGCGCGGGCGACCCGCGAGCGCTCGGCCTGTGCGGTCGGTGTCTCGCCACGGGGAACTCAACGCTTGTTTGAGGCCGCCCGCGCCCGCGCGGTGCTGTCGGGACGTTCGTTCGTCACGCCGGAGGACGTCAAACGCATCGCGCCGGCGGTGTTGGCCCATCGACTGGTGCTCACGCCGGATGCCGCCGTCGAGGACGTCGAAAAGGAATCGATAATCGAGGGCGTGCTCGACGAGGTGCGGGTACCGACGGTCTGATATCCCCGGACGGACCTCCGTGAGTCGTCGGAAGTAGCTCCTCTATTTGACTCGTTTCGATGGTGAGCGATGAGGGACCCGGTCCACCGCGAGCTACTCCTCGTCTTGGAGTTTGAGATAGACCGCGAAGCCGATCATCGTCGGCGGCCACAGACCGATGAACATCCCGCGCTGCTGGTTGTCGCGGATGTAGTATTCGTACAGTGCGAGCGCCACGGAGCCGAGTGCGCCGAAAGCGAGGTACGGCGCACCGGATTCCTCGGGCATCTGTTCTGATTGTGCCATTGCATACCCACTCGTATCGCCGACGACATACGTCCCCGGGAAGACCCGGTTCGTTCCGGCTGGCACAGGTTAATACGGGTTCGGGACTAGACAAATAGGAGTGTGGCGGGCGTATCTTCCACGACTGATCGTCGTATTCCAATAGTCATCGAATCGCATGAAAAGCCCGTCTCGGGTTCGGATTCGGCGGCTCGAACGAACGGCGGTTCGTCGGCGACCTGTGGGGCAGTCAGGGTCGCAGCGCGAGGACCAGCACCACTGCACCGCAGAGCAGGGCGATGGGCACGAGCGCCGGCCCGCCGCCGGCCAGCCGATAGACGACCAGTCCGACACCGGCACCGAGCAGCGCCAGCGCACCGCTCGCCCCCGCATGAAGGAGTTCCGCTCGTCGCGTCTCGGCCTCCTTCCCTACCGTCTCGCCGAGACCGATGGCGAACTCGGCGACGTCCCACGCGACGATCGCGGCGGCGGTCGCCGTCAGGAGGAACAGGGGCCCTGTACCCGCGAGACCGGCCAGTAGCGTCCCGGAGAAGAGTCCGGTGCTCCCGAGCGTGACGGCTGCCCGCGAGGCTGAGCGAAGTCCGAACCCCAGAGCCACTACCCCGAGCGCGCCGACCGCAAAGGCTGGTCCCGAGACGGCGAGCGCGAGCGCGCCGAGAGCCGCGACACCGACTGCGAGGGCCGCGCTCAGTCGCGGCGGCGCGTCGTCGATGGCCGGAGCGCTCATCGCGAGCCTCCCGAACGCGCGAGCGCGGTCGCGAGCGGTTCGTCGCCCCAGTCGACGACCGGAATCCCGGCCCCGCGCAGCGTCGAGAGCCTGACCGACCGCTCGGCCCGAGCCACCCGCTGGCCCGGCGTCCCCTCGCCCGTAGGGTCGGGACTGAGGACGCTCACGCGGTGGCCCCCGGCGTCGAGCCGTTGGAGGAGGGTTGCGATGTAGTCGTCACACAGCGGCGAGCAGACCACCAACTGGGCGTCCGACGGCAGCCGCCGGCGCAACCGCCGCACCCGCACCGACGGGAAGAACGGTTCGTCGGGCGGTGTCGGCGCGAGCGCCGGATGGGTGGCGAGCAGTTCGCGGGCGCGAGCGCGGTGGGTCGCCCCGACGCCCGGCCCGAGCCAACACTCTTCGGGCGCGAGCGCGGCGATTCCCATCGGGTTCTCCTCCCCTGTGAGCGCGGGATAGAGCGCCCCGGCCGCGCCGACGCTTCGCTCGACGGCGCTGTCGTGGTCCTCGCTCGGCGCGCGATAGGCCTCCTCGCGCGAATCGACGACCAGTACGACCGCGGCGGCGCGCTCCTCGCGGAAATCCACAGTGGAAAGGTCGCCGGTCTTGGCCTTCCGGTTCCAGTCGATGCGCGAGAGCGGGTCGCCCGGACGGTACTCGCGGGTGGTGTGGAAGGCGACGCCGCTACCACCGATGTCGGTGAGCACACGCCCGGGCTGGCCGATGGTCTGGTTGCGGAGCGCGATCCCCATGGAAGTGTCGAGCGCCGGCACGCAGGTGATCGACGTCTCGCCCGTCGCCCGGACTCGCGTTCGGCGCTCGGCCGTCCCGCTCGTGTCGCGGGCGACGACGAGCGCTGGTTCGAAGGCGTGTCTGCCGCGGGCGGCGGCCACCTCGTAGGACAGCGTCGCGGTCTCGCCGGGCCTGAGCGCGGTCGCCAGCCGCGGTGACCCCGAGGCGACGGCGAGTGCCGGCGGCACACCGTCGATGACCCGGAGGTCGGTGAGTGCGCGCTCGCCGGCGTTCTCGATCTTCACTGTTACCGCCACGTCCTTTCCGGGCGCTGGGTCGGCGTCGCTCACCGACCGCTCGACGTCGAGTTCGACCGGCGGCGGGCGTGCGGCGCGCGCGAACGCGGCGAAGGCGACACCGATACACCCGACGAGGACGAGTCCGGCGTTGCCCGCGAGGATGCCGACCGCACCCCCAACGAGTGCGAGCGCGCTCACCCCTCGCCACCGCCCCGTTCGACGCACCCGGTCGTCGTCCGCGCCGGGTTCGCCCGTTCGCGCGGCGCTCATCGCTCGCGCTCCCGGGTTGCAATGTCCGCGAGCGCGTCGGCCGCGTGGCGTGCCCGCCGCCGACCGTTCGGTTCGGCACTGAACGCCGTGCGGAGGCGTTCTTCGAGCGGGACGTCCGATGCGCGCGCCTCGGCGAAAAACGCCGCCGCGTAGGGGTCGTCGGTCCACGTGCCCGCGGCGAGCGCCTCGCGGGCGTCGCTCTCGCCGTCACCCTTCCGCACCAGCACGGCGACGGCGAGTTCGTCAAGCCGGTCGCGCACCGCGCGGCGCTCGCGTGCGCCCCGCATCCGATCGCCCGACGCGAGCGCGGCGAGTTGCTCGTCGAATCCCGCGCCCGGCGTCGGGGTCGCTCGCTTCGTCTCCGGGGTCGGTAGGTCGGGGTCGTCGCCGTCGGCTCGGAACCGTGCGTGGACGGCCACGCCACCGCCGGCCAGCGCGATCAGTCCGACGGCGGTGAGCAGCGCGGGTGTCGTCTCGACGCCGTCGGCCAGCGCCGGCGCGACGGCGACTGCCAGCCCCCAGCAGACGAGTGCGACCCCGCCCGCGACGGCGAGCCAGCGCGCGCGGCTCATGGCTCCTCCGCGTACTCGGTCTCGATGCGTCGCAGCGCGGCCGCGGCGCGCGCCTCGCGCTCATCGGTGCTGCCGTGCCCGCCGTAGCGCACGGTCCGAAAGAGGTCGGTGAGTTCGGCGACGTCCTCGCGGGCCATGCCGGCGTCGGCCGCCGCGCGGGCGAACTCGCCGGGCGTCTGCGTGGCGGGGTTCGCCACGTCGAGTCGGTCGGTCATCTCCTGCCACGCGCGGTACACCTCGTTGTCGACGCTTCTTCCATCTGTGATGCGGTCGGCCGCCCGTCCGGCCGCCTGGCTCACCTCCGTCATCCGTGTGGCTCCGTCCGGTTCCGACTCGCTCTCCGACGGTGTGTCCTCGTCATCCGATCGGAATACCGCCGCAAGCCCCACGAGGAGCACCGCACCGACCACGAGCGCGACCAGCGGGAGGTTGGTCGCAACGGGCTGGAGGGCGGTGTCGGCGGCCCCGCCCGCGCCGCCACCCGGTACCGCCGGCGTTGCCCGCCCAATCGTCCCGTTCGCACCTCTGGTATTGTTGCTGCCGGAGAACGAACGGATGACGTAATAGAACACGATGGAGAGAGCCCCGAGAGCCGCGACGACCACCGCGACGTTCCGGAGGTCACGGAATCCGATCTCGTCGCGCTGGAGATAGAGCGCGACGAGAAAGCCCACGACGAGCACGGCGATGAGCAGCTGGAAGAATATCTTCGGGGGACCGCCACCGAACGTGGGCGGGTCGGCCGGCTGGCCGAGGCTGAACGTGCTCCCCTCGCCGAAGAGACCACCGCTTCCGCCGCCGGAGCCGCCGCCCGTGCCCGTGGTCCGCGTCGGCGCGTCGATGGCGGCCGCCCCGACGGCGATGGCGAGCACGGTCACGATGGCGAGCGCGAGCACGCCGAGCGCGTCGCGGTTCACGGGCGGACTGCCGGGACGAGTGTGCATGAGTGTTGTCCCGCGATCGGTACGACGACGCCGACCGTGATCACGGCACGAACTGTGCGTTCGGTCTTTCGTCGGTGGAGAGCGGTGCAGCCGGTGGGAAAATCCCAGTCCGTGGGTTCGTCCCGGACGATGCGTATAGCCTGTGATGGCTCCTAGAAACCCCGTCGGTCCGCCGTGACGGCGGACGTGTGACAGGAACCTACAATGAACCGACGCATTCTCCAAGCGGTGTTGCTGTGTATCGTGGTCGTCCTCGCGGGCTGTACGAGCTTCGGCGGTCTCGGCGGACCGGGCGAGGACAGCGAGGCTGCGGCCTCGACGCCGGGTGATGGGACAAGCGGCGACGTGAGTGACGATTCGAGCGCTGCTGCGGACACGGGTGATGATGCGTCGAGTGGCGACGGCGCGGACGGGGCGAGTGACTCGTCCGGCGACGATGCGGCCGGCGGTGCGAACGGCGCATCGAGCAGCGCCGCGCTGGACGCCGAGGAGGAGTGGTTCAACCTCTCGAAACCCGGTCGCTACGTCTTCGACATCGAGTCGGCCGAGGAGGGCACCGGACGCATGGCCTTCGAGACGACGGAGATCGCCGACGGACGGGCGAAGGTGAGCGTCGAGTACGAACTCGGCGACGAATCGTTCGATTCGACCGTGACCGGCCCGGTCGGCGAGGTCGAGAGCCAGCTCGTGACCTCGCCCGCGTACGCGTACCTGCTCGCCATCCAGCTCGGCGGCATCGGTGCCGGCGCGGTCGGCGGCGAGGACCTCTCGGTCGGCGACGAGTTCTCCCAGCAATCCGCCGAGGGATCACTGCGCATCGCGGTCGTCGGCACCGACAACTACGCCGGTGTCGAATGTTACACCGTCGAGACGCGCGTCAACGGCACGCTCAGTCAGGAGGTCTGCACTCAGCAGGCGTTTACCAGTGCCCCGTACGTCGCCATCTACGACGAGAACGGCGATCTCTCAGAGCGGGTCG from Halococcus sediminicola encodes:
- a CDS encoding AAA family ATPase, producing the protein MDVDAAHDEIGGVLDALDRTVIAERSLLETVLLGVLARGHVLIEDVPGTGKTLIARSVARALGLTFSRVQFTPDLLPADVTGTHVYDESTGEFAFSQGPVFANVVLADEINRAPPKTQAALLEAMEERQVTIDGETHALPNPFFVIATQNPVEMAGTFELPEAQVDRFLVETAIGYPDESGEVELLRRRAERDERSPRTEEVLSAERVRALQAVPESVRVEEDLLSYMTAVARATRERSACAVGVSPRGTQRLFEAARARAVLSGRSFVTPEDVKRIAPAVLAHRLVLTPDAAVEDVEKESIIEGVLDEVRVPTV
- a CDS encoding DUF7519 family protein translates to MSAPAIDDAPPRLSAALAVGVAALGALALAVSGPAFAVGALGVVALGFGLRSASRAAVTLGSTGLFSGTLLAGLAGTGPLFLLTATAAAIVAWDVAEFAIGLGETVGKEAETRRAELLHAGASGALALLGAGVGLVVYRLAGGGPALVPIALLCGAVVLVLALRP
- a CDS encoding DUF58 domain-containing protein — translated: MSAARTGEPGADDDRVRRTGRWRGVSALALVGGAVGILAGNAGLVLVGCIGVAFAAFARAARPPPVELDVERSVSDADPAPGKDVAVTVKIENAGERALTDLRVIDGVPPALAVASGSPRLATALRPGETATLSYEVAAARGRHAFEPALVVARDTSGTAERRTRVRATGETSITCVPALDTSMGIALRNQTIGQPGRVLTDIGGSGVAFHTTREYRPGDPLSRIDWNRKAKTGDLSTVDFREERAAAVVLVVDSREEAYRAPSEDHDSAVERSVGAAGALYPALTGEENPMGIAALAPEECWLGPGVGATHRARARELLATHPALAPTPPDEPFFPSVRVRRLRRRLPSDAQLVVCSPLCDDYIATLLQRLDAGGHRVSVLSPDPTGEGTPGQRVARAERSVRLSTLRGAGIPVVDWGDEPLATALARSGGSR
- a CDS encoding DUF7269 family protein, whose protein sequence is MSRARWLAVAGGVALVCWGLAVAVAPALADGVETTPALLTAVGLIALAGGGVAVHARFRADGDDPDLPTPETKRATPTPGAGFDEQLAALASGDRMRGARERRAVRDRLDELAVAVLVRKGDGESDAREALAAGTWTDDPYAAAFFAEARASDVPLEERLRTAFSAEPNGRRRARHAADALADIATRERER
- a CDS encoding DUF4129 domain-containing protein; amino-acid sequence: MHTRPGSPPVNRDALGVLALAIVTVLAIAVGAAAIDAPTRTTGTGGGSGGGSGGLFGEGSTFSLGQPADPPTFGGGPPKIFFQLLIAVLVVGFLVALYLQRDEIGFRDLRNVAVVVAALGALSIVFYYVIRSFSGSNNTRGANGTIGRATPAVPGGGAGGAADTALQPVATNLPLVALVVGAVLLVGLAAVFRSDDEDTPSESESEPDGATRMTEVSQAAGRAADRITDGRSVDNEVYRAWQEMTDRLDVANPATQTPGEFARAAADAGMAREDVAELTDLFRTVRYGGHGSTDEREARAAAALRRIETEYAEEP
- a CDS encoding LptM family lipoprotein; the encoded protein is MNRRILQAVLLCIVVVLAGCTSFGGLGGPGEDSEAAASTPGDGTSGDVSDDSSAAADTGDDASSGDGADGASDSSGDDAAGGANGASSSAALDAEEEWFNLSKPGRYVFDIESAEEGTGRMAFETTEIADGRAKVSVEYELGDESFDSTVTGPVGEVESQLVTSPAYAYLLAIQLGGIGAGAVGGEDLSVGDEFSQQSAEGSLRIAVVGTDNYAGVECYTVETRVNGTLSQEVCTQQAFTSAPYVAIYDENGDLSERVELVEYRRG